Part of the Sphingobacterium sp. LZ7M1 genome, CATCCTTTTATTGATGGCTATGATCTGTAGGTCTGGATTGTATTCTTTGGCTTTGTTCAATAACTCATCATAAATCAATGAATCATCGTACTCAACTTCTCTTTCTACATCAAATTCAATATTTAGATCACGCGCCATCAGGCTGTTCAGGTTAATCTTTAAGTTCTTGACTACATTGGCTTGCCTTAGTCTATTTGATTCATCCTCATTGAGGTTCACTTGCACGTTCAATACTTCCAGGCGGGAAGCCTTTCCGATCATGAATCTATTTTCAGCTGTACGCAGGCGTTCCGTGGAGATATTGATACTTGAATCTATGGCATTCAGGAGATTCTGTTGCTCTACAATGGTGTAATAGGTGGAGATAACATCGGAGACCTTAGCCAAGATCGTTTTTTTAAGTTCAAACTCCCCTTGTTTCTGAAGCTCCTTTAATTGGTCATACCTGGAAAACATCGCAAAACCATCAAAGATGGTCCATCCAATGCTAACGCCATAGCTCATATTATTGTTTTTCGCATTCCTCAATGAACGTTGATCTCCATTGGCCTGAACCTGTGAAGAGTTCATGACAGAGTTGTTCTGGGAGAAATTACCTGTAACCGTAGGCAACATACCGGCATTGCCATAGGTCATGTTTTCCTGGGCAACACGCAGGTCATTCTGCGATAGTTTTATTTCAAAGTTATTCTCAAGAGCTATCTGAACAGCATCCTTAGCGGTCAATAGTCCCTGCGCATTCAAATTCACCCCTGCTAAGAGTATCAGACAGCCTAATAAGACAAGTTTCTTCATTTTATTCTTCAATTTCCTCCAGCATTTTAATTTCTTCCAATTCCGGATGTAAGTTCTTCTTCCTTGACATCATCAGGTAAAATGCAGGAATAACAAATAAAGTCAATATCAATGCGAAAATAGTTCCGCCTACGATCACCACCCCCATGCCGATACGGCTGGTTGAAGCTGCCCCTAGGGAAAGCGCAATTGGTAATGCCCCTAAAGCAATGGCTAGTGAAGTCATTAAAATAGGTCTTAACCTCGCTTCTGATGCTGTAACAACGGCATCGTATTTATTATAGCCTTCTTCACGTAGCTGGTTTGCAAATTCCACAATCAAGATACCGTTCTTGGTTACCAAACCAATCAACATGATCGTTCCGATCTGCGAAAAGATATTCCAGGATTGGCCAAAGAGCCAAAGCGAGAACATGGCTCCAGCAACTGCCATCGGAACCGTAATAATGATAATAATAGGGTCAATGAAACTCTCGAATTGGGCAGCTAGGATCAAAAAGATTAGCAATACCGCCAATCCAAAAGCGAACATCGTATTCGAACCACTTTCTACAAAGTCTCTGGACTCACCGCCAAGATCGGTGGTAAAGGTATCATCCAATACCCTTTCCTTGAT contains:
- a CDS encoding TolC family protein, producing MKKLVLLGCLILLAGVNLNAQGLLTAKDAVQIALENNFEIKLSQNDLRVAQENMTYGNAGMLPTVTGNFSQNNSVMNSSQVQANGDQRSLRNAKNNNMSYGVSIGWTIFDGFAMFSRYDQLKELQKQGEFELKKTILAKVSDVISTYYTIVEQQNLLNAIDSSINISTERLRTAENRFMIGKASRLEVLNVQVNLNEDESNRLRQANVVKNLKINLNSLMARDLNIEFDVEREVEYDDSLIYDELLNKAKEYNPDLQIIAINKRMAELEVKRVKGNRYPIVRLNTGYNFSESESSLGFVSSSNSRGFNYGVTASINIFDGFNQRRNERVAKIQLENSGLMIDQQNLLIKTAMSTAYESYQTNLSLARLEENNADIARQNLNITLEKYKIGTISAVEFRDAQENFINAVSRFNSSRLQAKLSELALKEMIGNINL